In Planctomycetota bacterium, one genomic interval encodes:
- a CDS encoding type II toxin-antitoxin system HicB family antitoxin, which yields MDKYEVIIYWSAEDQVFVAEIPELPGCVAHGDSQEQALANAKDAAQLWIDTAKQHGDPIPTPKGRRLLFA from the coding sequence ATGGACAAATATGAAGTCATCATCTACTGGAGCGCCGAGGATCAGGTCTTCGTGGCCGAGATTCCTGAATTGCCCGGCTGTGTTGCCCACGGCGACTCGCAGGAACAGGCGCTGGCCAACGCCAAAGACGCCGCGCAGTTGTGGATCGACACCGCCAAACAGCACGGTGACCCGATCCCCACCCCCAAAGGCCGGCGACTGCTTTTCGCTTAA